In one Sphingomonas sp. S1-29 genomic region, the following are encoded:
- the chlG gene encoding chlorophyll synthase ChlG has translation MAETSTHPPITRVPAARDVLELLKPITWFPPMWAFLCGVVSSGVPLGDRWPFLIAGILLTGPLVCGTSQAVNDWFDRHVDAINQPERPIPSGRIGGQWGLAIAVIGSVLSALVAWVTGPWVFVATLVGLALAWAYSAPPLRLKINAILGPGAVALSYEGLTWFTGAAVMAGTLPGAPVLVILLLYSVGAHGIMTLNDFKAVEGDLATGVRSLPAMLGIDRAARVACLTMLLPQLVVVALLLRWDHLIVAGVVALLVIGQLAAMVRLLRDPRAMTPWYAATGVSMYVLGMLASAFGLGGVWGL, from the coding sequence ATGGCCGAGACCTCGACTCATCCGCCGATCACCCGGGTCCCCGCGGCGCGCGACGTGCTCGAGCTGCTCAAACCGATCACCTGGTTTCCACCGATGTGGGCGTTCCTGTGCGGGGTTGTCTCGTCGGGCGTGCCGCTGGGCGACCGCTGGCCGTTCCTGATTGCGGGCATCCTGCTGACCGGCCCCCTAGTGTGCGGCACCAGCCAGGCGGTGAACGACTGGTTCGACCGGCATGTCGATGCGATCAACCAGCCCGAGCGGCCGATCCCCTCGGGCCGGATCGGCGGCCAATGGGGGCTGGCGATCGCGGTGATCGGCAGCGTGCTGTCGGCATTGGTCGCCTGGGTCACCGGGCCATGGGTGTTCGTCGCGACGCTGGTAGGGCTCGCGCTCGCCTGGGCGTATAGCGCGCCGCCGCTTCGGCTGAAGATCAACGCGATCCTCGGGCCGGGCGCGGTGGCGCTGAGCTACGAAGGGCTGACCTGGTTCACCGGTGCCGCGGTGATGGCGGGCACCTTGCCCGGCGCGCCGGTGCTGGTGATCCTGCTGCTCTACAGCGTTGGCGCGCACGGCATCATGACGCTCAACGATTTCAAGGCGGTAGAGGGCGATCTCGCGACCGGGGTGCGTTCGCTGCCCGCGATGCTCGGCATCGATCGCGCGGCGCGGGTCGCCTGCCTGACGATGCTGCTGCCGCAACTGGTGGTGGTCGCCTTGCTGCTACGCTGGGATCATCTGATCGTCGCCGGCGTCGTCGCCTTGCTCGTGATCGGCCAGCTCGCGGCGATGGTGCGGCTGCTGCGCGATCCGCGCGCAATGACGCCCTGGTATGCCGCGACCGGGGTGTCGATGTACGTGCTGGGCATGCTGGCATCGGCGTTCGGGCTGGGGGGCGTGTGGGGATTGTGA
- a CDS encoding BCD family MFS transporter produces the protein MVTAPLGWGGIVRLGLVQSAIGAMVMLATSLLNRVMVVEYALPAALPAGLVAFHYAVQLSRPLWGHGSDRGHRRTPWIVGGMAVLALGVVLAVDSLALLAIGSVAGYAMAILAFAMIGGGVGAAGTSLLALLATRVAPDRRPAAAAITWIMMVAGIIASAGVAGALLDPYSLPRLAMIVSAIALVAFLVALLAVQGIESSGDRMQSAAAPIARERFGDAIAAMLADRDARRFTAFVFASMLAYSMQDMILEPFAGLVFAYSPGESTSLAGIQHMGVLAGMIAVGVGGSAFGGRSAIGLRRWIVGGCVGSAVALAGLAMAAQAGPGWPLALNVALLGFANGVFAVAAIGTMMALAGAAGDGRAGMRMGVWGASQAIAFGLGGLIGAVGVDWGRAVTGDDSAAFALVFGGEAALFVFAAALAIGAATRRAPMGHLELAELAR, from the coding sequence ATTGTGACCGCCCCGCTCGGCTGGGGCGGCATCGTCCGCCTGGGGCTGGTGCAGAGCGCGATCGGCGCGATGGTGATGCTCGCGACCTCGCTGCTCAACCGGGTGATGGTAGTCGAATATGCGCTACCCGCAGCGTTGCCCGCAGGATTGGTGGCGTTCCATTATGCGGTGCAGCTCTCGCGGCCGCTGTGGGGACATGGATCGGATCGCGGCCATCGGCGCACGCCGTGGATCGTCGGCGGGATGGCGGTGCTGGCGCTCGGCGTCGTGCTCGCGGTCGATTCGCTGGCGTTGCTCGCGATCGGATCGGTGGCGGGCTATGCGATGGCGATCCTTGCCTTCGCGATGATCGGCGGCGGGGTAGGGGCGGCGGGCACCTCGCTGCTCGCGCTGCTGGCGACCCGTGTCGCGCCCGATCGCCGGCCAGCGGCTGCGGCGATCACCTGGATCATGATGGTGGCGGGGATCATCGCCAGCGCGGGCGTCGCGGGGGCGTTGCTCGATCCCTATTCGCTGCCGCGGCTCGCGATGATCGTGAGCGCGATCGCGCTGGTCGCGTTTCTCGTCGCGCTCTTGGCGGTCCAGGGCATCGAATCGAGCGGTGACCGGATGCAGTCGGCGGCAGCGCCGATCGCGCGCGAGCGCTTCGGCGACGCGATCGCGGCGATGCTCGCCGATCGCGATGCGCGGCGCTTCACCGCCTTCGTCTTCGCCTCGATGCTTGCTTATTCGATGCAGGACATGATCCTCGAACCCTTTGCGGGCCTGGTTTTCGCCTATTCGCCCGGCGAGTCGACCAGCCTTGCGGGCATCCAGCATATGGGTGTCCTGGCGGGGATGATCGCGGTCGGCGTCGGCGGCAGCGCATTCGGCGGGCGCAGCGCGATAGGGCTGCGGCGCTGGATCGTCGGCGGGTGCGTCGGTTCGGCGGTCGCGCTGGCGGGGCTGGCGATGGCAGCGCAGGCGGGTCCGGGCTGGCCGCTAGCGCTCAACGTCGCGCTGCTGGGGTTTGCCAACGGCGTGTTCGCGGTCGCCGCGATCGGCACGATGATGGCGCTCGCGGGCGCTGCGGGCGATGGCCGCGCGGGAATGCGGATGGGCGTATGGGGCGCGTCGCAGGCGATTGCGTTCGGGCTCGGCGGGCTGATCGGTGCGGTCGGGGTCGACTGGGGGCGCGCGGTCACCGGCGACGACTCCGCGGCCTTCGCCCTGGTCTTTGGCGGCGAGGCGGCGCTGTTCGTATTTGCCGCCGCGCTCGCGATCGGTGCGGCCACCCGGCGCGCACCCATGGGACATCTCGAACTGGCGGAGCTGGCACGATGA
- a CDS encoding geranylgeranyl diphosphate reductase: MNTAARTTYDYDVVVVGGGPSGATAATDLARLGRRVLLLDRGGRIKPCGGAIPPRAIEDFAIPDHLLVGKARTARMVAPSGKTVDMPVGDGFVGLVDRETFDEWLRARAALAGAERRTGTFETVERDGDGAAIVVFRESRHAEPQRVRAASVIGADGARSGVAQATLKGERTPCVFAYHEIIRSPANDPSFDRSRCNVIYQGHLSPDFYAWVFPHGDTASIGVGSANKGFPLRDAVARLRADSGLTDCETIRCEGAPIPLKPLKRWDNGRDVIVAGDAAGVVAPASGEGIYYAMACGRFAAESVDAFLTTGDARALKQARKRFMREHGRVFWILGIMQYFWYRNDKRRERFVKMCEDPDVQKLTWQAYMHKRLVRADPMAHVRIFFKDMRHLLESAT, translated from the coding sequence ATGAATACCGCAGCAAGAACGACGTATGATTACGACGTGGTGGTGGTCGGTGGTGGCCCGTCGGGCGCGACCGCCGCGACCGATCTGGCGCGGCTGGGCCGGCGGGTGCTGCTGCTCGATCGCGGCGGGCGGATCAAGCCGTGCGGCGGCGCGATCCCGCCGCGCGCGATCGAGGATTTCGCGATCCCCGATCATTTGCTGGTGGGCAAGGCGCGCACCGCGCGGATGGTCGCGCCTTCGGGCAAGACCGTCGATATGCCGGTAGGCGACGGCTTTGTCGGCCTGGTCGACCGCGAGACCTTCGACGAATGGCTGCGCGCGCGCGCCGCGCTCGCCGGCGCCGAACGCCGCACCGGCACCTTCGAAACCGTCGAACGCGACGGCGACGGCGCCGCGATCGTCGTCTTCCGCGAAAGCCGCCACGCCGAGCCGCAACGGGTGCGCGCCGCCAGCGTCATCGGCGCCGACGGCGCGCGATCGGGCGTGGCGCAGGCGACGCTCAAGGGCGAGCGCACCCCGTGCGTCTTCGCCTATCACGAGATCATCCGATCGCCCGCCAACGACCCGAGCTTCGACCGCAGCCGCTGCAACGTGATCTATCAGGGGCATTTGTCGCCCGATTTCTACGCCTGGGTCTTCCCGCACGGCGACACTGCGAGCATCGGGGTGGGCAGCGCCAACAAGGGCTTCCCGTTGCGCGACGCGGTCGCCCGGCTGCGCGCCGATAGCGGCTTGACCGATTGCGAGACGATCCGCTGCGAAGGCGCGCCGATCCCGCTCAAACCGCTCAAGCGCTGGGACAATGGCCGCGACGTGATCGTCGCGGGCGACGCCGCGGGGGTGGTCGCGCCGGCATCGGGCGAGGGCATTTACTATGCGATGGCATGCGGGCGGTTCGCGGCCGAATCGGTCGATGCGTTCCTCACCACCGGCGACGCACGCGCGCTCAAACAGGCGCGCAAGCGCTTCATGCGCGAACATGGCCGGGTGTTCTGGATCCTCGGGATCATGCAATATTTCTGGTACCGCAACGACAAGCGCCGCGAGCGCTTCGTCAAGATGTGCGAGGATCCCGATGTCCAGAAGCTGACCTGGCAGGCCTATATGCACAAGCGGCTGGTGCGCGCCGATCCGATGGCGCACGTGCGAATCTTCTTCAAGGACATGCGCCACTTGCTGGAGTCGGCGACATGA
- a CDS encoding TspO/MBR family protein yields MTTLGRAGIFPVAIAAVAATFVAIVGATMTDLGPWYRALAKPDWAPPDALYGVAWTLVFATTALGSVTAWRAMGSRAAADWLIGLFAFNGFLNILWSLLFFRLQRPDLAAIEVIVLGISVLGLTLFAARYSRMGAMLLLPYLGWVLLAGALNWEIVRLNGPFV; encoded by the coding sequence ATGACGACGCTCGGCCGCGCGGGGATATTCCCGGTTGCGATCGCCGCGGTCGCCGCGACCTTCGTCGCGATCGTCGGTGCGACGATGACCGATCTCGGCCCCTGGTATCGCGCGCTCGCCAAGCCCGATTGGGCGCCCCCCGACGCGCTGTACGGCGTCGCATGGACCCTGGTGTTCGCGACCACCGCGCTCGGCAGCGTCACCGCCTGGCGCGCGATGGGCAGCCGCGCCGCCGCCGACTGGCTGATCGGGCTGTTCGCCTTCAACGGCTTCCTCAACATCCTGTGGAGCCTGTTGTTCTTCCGGCTCCAGCGCCCCGATTTGGCGGCGATCGAGGTGATCGTGCTCGGCATATCGGTGCTCGGGCTGACGCTGTTCGCCGCGCGATATTCGCGGATGGGGGCGATGCTGTTGCTGCCCTATCTCGGCTGGGTGTTGCTCGCAGGCGCGCTCAACTGGGAAATCGTCCGGCTCAACGGGCCGTTCGTCTGA
- a CDS encoding c-type cytochrome, translating into MNFGSMKRTGWLSLGVATTALTLAACSGGESEEKAAAPATNTATTAAAPAAAPAATAPAPDDTTTVTGATFASFTGDAASGKTVFLQCQTCHAVEAGVNKIGPSLAGIVGRAAGTVAGYNYTPANKNSGITWTPEKLFQYLENPQRVVPGTKMAFAGIPDEQKRADVIAYLAAPQ; encoded by the coding sequence ATGAACTTTGGATCGATGAAGCGCACGGGATGGCTTTCATTGGGCGTAGCGACCACCGCGCTGACGCTCGCCGCCTGCTCGGGTGGAGAATCAGAAGAAAAGGCAGCGGCCCCCGCCACCAACACCGCGACGACCGCGGCGGCACCCGCTGCTGCACCGGCGGCGACCGCGCCCGCGCCCGACGATACCACGACGGTAACCGGCGCGACCTTCGCCAGCTTCACCGGCGACGCCGCCAGCGGCAAGACGGTGTTCCTCCAGTGCCAGACTTGCCATGCAGTCGAGGCCGGAGTGAACAAGATCGGCCCCTCGCTCGCGGGCATCGTTGGCCGCGCCGCAGGTACGGTTGCGGGCTACAACTACACCCCCGCCAACAAGAACAGCGGCATCACCTGGACACCGGAAAAGCTGTTCCAGTATCTCGAAAACCCGCAGCGCGTGGTGCCCGGCACCAAGATGGCGTTCGCCGGCATCCCCGACGAACAGAAGCGCGCCGACGTGATCGCGTATCTCGCCGCCCCGCAATAA
- a CDS encoding tyrosine-type recombinase/integrase: MAKKIPARPTARFIADLETRDKDYQIGDETVSNLFLLIRPTGLKRWTYDAANICNTSSRRIKMSLGTYPAYTLAEAREWADQLNRLRGRGIDPRIAKAEAEAEEARKTDNTLRTVHGLYIAHKKLEGLRTIDEKIRLMERNVFPQHGDRPIDDFTKSDARACVQVMRDRGAAGAANNMLAELQAFLRWAAAEDHVEHNVAASILKTGGGNPRRALKMHELVWLWRALDSYDADQADPIRLLILTGCRVMESHGAALAEIRNGIWTLPRERAKTKVVCELPLAPLAKSIFGGARERAMKRGWSHCFRSRPYRTMAHPMLSSLRNDLDRMAKLEGETVEPWDLHCIRHAVRTEIVAGDPSNIPIAERILNHATTGIVNRYDHNTYNPAKLKLLSAWEARIVAEVAANEERIAA; the protein is encoded by the coding sequence ATGGCAAAGAAAATCCCAGCACGACCAACAGCCCGTTTTATCGCGGACTTGGAAACACGCGACAAAGATTACCAAATCGGCGATGAAACGGTGAGCAATCTATTTCTGCTTATTCGACCCACGGGTCTGAAAAGGTGGACTTACGATGCGGCGAATATTTGCAACACCAGCAGCCGTCGCATCAAAATGTCGCTGGGGACTTACCCGGCCTATACGCTCGCCGAAGCTCGCGAGTGGGCAGATCAGCTAAACCGCCTACGGGGCAGGGGTATCGATCCGCGTATCGCCAAGGCGGAAGCGGAGGCGGAAGAGGCGCGCAAGACCGACAACACGCTCCGCACAGTCCATGGGCTGTATATCGCCCACAAGAAGCTTGAGGGGCTCCGGACGATCGATGAGAAAATCCGCCTTATGGAGCGCAATGTGTTCCCCCAGCATGGCGACCGGCCCATTGACGATTTTACGAAGAGCGATGCGCGCGCTTGCGTTCAGGTCATGCGCGACCGTGGGGCCGCCGGTGCTGCCAACAATATGCTGGCCGAGCTGCAAGCATTTCTTCGGTGGGCGGCGGCGGAGGATCATGTAGAGCATAATGTCGCGGCGAGCATCCTGAAAACCGGTGGCGGGAACCCTCGGCGCGCTCTCAAGATGCACGAACTCGTATGGCTGTGGCGGGCTCTCGATAGCTATGACGCGGATCAAGCCGATCCCATTCGGCTGCTTATCCTAACCGGTTGTCGCGTCATGGAATCGCACGGTGCCGCGTTAGCCGAAATCCGGAACGGCATTTGGACCCTCCCACGAGAGAGGGCGAAGACGAAGGTGGTATGCGAACTGCCGCTCGCGCCACTCGCAAAATCAATTTTTGGGGGGGCTCGCGAACGGGCGATGAAGAGGGGCTGGAGCCATTGCTTCCGTTCGCGACCGTATCGCACGATGGCCCACCCTATGCTGTCATCGCTGCGCAACGATCTCGATCGGATGGCTAAGCTCGAAGGCGAGACCGTCGAGCCGTGGGATTTGCATTGCATTCGGCACGCCGTTCGCACCGAAATCGTCGCGGGCGATCCATCCAATATCCCGATTGCCGAAAGGATACTGAACCACGCCACCACCGGTATCGTCAACCGCTACGACCATAACACCTACAACCCGGCGAAACTTAAGTTGTTGTCAGCATGGGAAGCGCGGATAGTGGCAGAAGTCGCAGCAAATGAAGAACGCATCGCCGCCTAA
- a CDS encoding lysozyme — protein sequence MQTSDNGIELIKEFEGCRLKAYYCPAGILTIGYGSTGPHVKRDTVYTEAQAEARLRIDLLRFEKAVSRAIDADQDQFDAMVSLAFNVGTGAFLKSTLLRKHNAGDHAGAMREFARWNKAGGRVLAGLTRRRAAEAKLYARGL from the coding sequence ATGCAGACTTCAGACAATGGCATTGAACTCATCAAAGAGTTTGAGGGTTGCCGCCTCAAAGCTTACTACTGCCCCGCCGGTATTCTCACCATCGGATACGGATCGACCGGTCCCCATGTTAAACGCGATACTGTCTACACCGAAGCGCAGGCTGAAGCCCGACTTCGGATCGATCTCCTACGATTTGAGAAAGCGGTATCTAGGGCGATCGACGCGGACCAAGACCAGTTTGACGCGATGGTCTCGCTGGCCTTCAATGTCGGCACCGGCGCGTTCCTCAAATCGACGCTCCTACGGAAGCACAACGCTGGCGACCATGCCGGGGCCATGCGGGAGTTCGCTAGGTGGAATAAGGCCGGTGGGCGTGTCCTAGCGGGCCTTACGCGCCGTCGTGCAGCCGAGGCCAAGCTTTACGCTCGTGGGCTGTAG
- a CDS encoding IS5 family transposase has product MWNPTARALHSRTGLRYGSDLTDAEWAIVAPLLPKPCDRGRRRRWHWREVLDAIFYVLRTGCPWRFLPDGFPPWRTVYRWFGELRDSGGFEGLNHHLVQMDRARVGREPMPSAAVIDSQSVKTTEAGGPCGYDAGKKIKGRKRHAMVDSDGRTLELLVHPADVQDRDGAVPLLKMSRERHPFVKLVYADSAYTSARVATATSIGIQIVRKFADQTGFVVHPRRWVVERTFAWLNRNRRLAKDFEQSIRSATAFLYAASAMLLIRRLARYA; this is encoded by the coding sequence ATGTGGAACCCGACCGCCCGTGCGCTGCATAGCCGCACGGGCCTGCGCTATGGAAGCGATCTGACCGATGCGGAGTGGGCGATTGTCGCGCCGCTTCTGCCCAAGCCTTGCGATCGAGGGCGACGTCGCCGCTGGCACTGGCGCGAAGTGCTCGACGCGATCTTCTACGTGCTGAGGACGGGCTGCCCATGGCGCTTTCTGCCTGATGGCTTCCCGCCCTGGCGCACCGTCTATCGCTGGTTCGGCGAGCTACGCGATAGTGGCGGGTTCGAGGGGTTGAACCACCATCTCGTCCAGATGGATCGTGCCCGTGTCGGGCGCGAGCCGATGCCATCAGCGGCCGTGATCGACAGCCAGAGCGTGAAGACGACCGAGGCCGGTGGCCCATGCGGCTACGATGCCGGCAAGAAGATCAAAGGTCGAAAGCGCCATGCCATGGTGGATAGCGACGGGCGGACGCTCGAACTGCTGGTTCACCCTGCCGACGTGCAGGACCGCGACGGCGCCGTGCCTCTGCTCAAGATGTCCCGCGAGCGGCACCCGTTCGTGAAGCTCGTTTACGCCGACAGTGCCTATACCAGCGCGCGTGTCGCAACGGCGACGTCGATCGGCATCCAGATCGTGCGTAAGTTCGCCGACCAGACCGGCTTCGTCGTCCATCCGCGCCGCTGGGTCGTCGAACGAACCTTTGCCTGGCTCAACCGCAACAGACGCCTCGCCAAAGATTTCGAGCAAAGCATCCGATCCGCCACTGCCTTCCTATACGCCGCGTCCGCCATGTTGCTTATCCGGCGGCTCGCTCGTTACGCATGA